A single window of Martelella sp. NC20 DNA harbors:
- a CDS encoding TRAP transporter small permease, with protein MTRLEWLSGMSAKALFAVSGAAMVLIAMIGFSDVVASFLFRAPLKGVFEATELLLVVLIFLAQPFAVFARGHVALDLLDFAHGSFGARVRMLLIVVTGALCYGVLVRSSYASFIASYQIQEISQGLVKLPVYPAKFAVFLGSVLALVQVLVLPFRPEPDSQETHISEIV; from the coding sequence ATGACGCGATTGGAATGGCTTTCGGGCATGTCTGCGAAGGCACTATTTGCCGTTTCTGGTGCTGCAATGGTCCTCATTGCGATGATCGGATTTAGTGACGTAGTTGCGTCATTCCTGTTCAGGGCGCCGTTGAAGGGCGTTTTCGAGGCAACAGAACTTCTCCTTGTCGTGCTTATATTTTTAGCTCAGCCCTTCGCTGTGTTTGCGAGAGGTCATGTCGCGCTGGATCTGTTGGATTTCGCGCATGGCTCCTTTGGTGCGCGGGTCCGCATGCTGCTGATCGTTGTGACTGGAGCGTTATGTTACGGAGTTCTGGTGCGCAGCTCATATGCAAGTTTTATTGCTAGCTACCAGATACAGGAAATTTCCCAGGGTCTCGTGAAGCTTCCAGTTTATCCCGCCAAGTTTGCGGTATTCCTCGGGTCGGTCTTGGCGCTTGTACAGGTTCTTGTCCTGCCGTTCCGTCCTGAGCCGGATTCCCAAGAAACCCACATCAGTGAGATCGTGTGA
- the dctP gene encoding TRAP transporter substrate-binding protein DctP, whose product MKNFGLAAATVGVIAGIATPVLADEIKVAHITPEASAISQADLAFANELAEKSQGEHKFTFFWSGSLGAGNEIIPLIKGGAIRAGVTAPAYYPSDMPLSGVTNTVPALFPDAGVAMDVSTELRENAAVVAEFERNGVFPIIVQALPTAHLQCRDKVETLEDLKGKKVRSYGSFLPVMFESIGMVPVNMGLNEIYEGIERGVIDCTSFGYDLSKSYNIHEVAPFYSDIALGAQSGPVFYASWNDYKNGGWSDSFKAVVDEVAAKHLELRKENAAKSEEAALAFVQEKGVTLVPFQDQAKVDELIPDMLALWAETQKKAGIPAEAVDSVVAIVKAKTN is encoded by the coding sequence ATGAAAAATTTTGGTTTGGCGGCTGCAACGGTCGGTGTTATCGCGGGAATTGCGACACCGGTTTTGGCTGACGAAATTAAAGTGGCGCATATCACGCCTGAGGCATCGGCCATTTCCCAAGCTGATTTGGCCTTCGCCAATGAGTTGGCAGAAAAGTCGCAGGGTGAGCATAAATTCACGTTCTTTTGGAGTGGTTCACTTGGCGCTGGCAATGAGATCATTCCGCTGATCAAGGGCGGCGCTATTCGGGCGGGCGTGACCGCGCCTGCCTACTATCCGTCTGACATGCCGCTGTCGGGTGTGACCAATACAGTGCCGGCCCTGTTCCCTGATGCTGGTGTCGCAATGGACGTGTCGACTGAGCTTCGTGAGAACGCTGCCGTTGTTGCCGAGTTTGAGCGCAACGGCGTTTTTCCGATCATCGTGCAAGCACTGCCCACAGCTCATTTGCAGTGTCGCGACAAGGTCGAAACCCTCGAAGATCTCAAAGGCAAGAAGGTTCGTAGCTATGGTAGCTTCTTGCCAGTCATGTTCGAGTCGATCGGCATGGTTCCCGTCAATATGGGGCTGAATGAGATTTATGAGGGCATCGAGCGCGGCGTGATCGATTGCACCAGTTTCGGCTATGATTTGTCGAAGTCCTACAATATTCACGAAGTCGCGCCATTCTACAGCGATATCGCGCTTGGGGCACAGTCTGGACCGGTCTTTTACGCAAGCTGGAACGATTACAAGAATGGAGGTTGGTCGGATTCTTTCAAGGCGGTGGTTGATGAAGTGGCCGCCAAGCACCTTGAACTGAGGAAAGAGAATGCCGCCAAGTCTGAGGAAGCTGCATTGGCATTCGTACAGGAGAAAGGCGTCACGCTCGTTCCATTCCAGGATCAGGCAAAAGTGGACGAATTGATACCTGACATGCTTGCACTTTGGGCGGAGACGCAAAAGAAGGCTGGTATTCCCGCTGAAGCCGTCGACTCGGTTGTGGCGATTGTTAAGGCCAAAACCAACTAA
- a CDS encoding NIPSNAP family protein, producing MSYNILELLTISCSILEIGTLSKNINGWIERSPCKYVGSWRTDIGTLGQLLVLRQFENLSRQMEEREKLLLHPDPFGCGELIKGWKIETFRQFDFLPEIQPRELGKVYEFREYLVRPYGIKPSVDAWQGAIEAARPYSDHLITNMYGLDGAPRILHIWGFESFEQRLSLRAEHYKNGTWPPKNGPVQIDQARTMIAFPEKHSPLC from the coding sequence ATGTCTTATAATATTTTAGAACTACTTACAATTTCTTGTTCAATTCTTGAAATTGGAACTCTTTCAAAGAACATCAATGGGTGGATTGAGAGGTCGCCGTGCAAATATGTCGGAAGCTGGCGCACTGACATCGGCACGCTGGGGCAGTTGCTGGTACTTCGGCAGTTTGAAAACCTATCCAGACAGATGGAAGAAAGGGAAAAACTGCTTTTGCACCCTGATCCGTTTGGCTGTGGCGAACTTATCAAAGGATGGAAAATCGAAACGTTCAGGCAGTTTGACTTCCTTCCAGAAATTCAACCGCGCGAGCTAGGGAAAGTATATGAGTTTCGCGAGTATCTTGTCCGGCCTTATGGAATCAAACCGAGCGTTGACGCCTGGCAGGGAGCGATAGAGGCGGCCAGACCGTATTCAGACCATTTGATCACCAATATGTATGGGCTGGATGGCGCACCCAGGATTTTGCACATCTGGGGCTTCGAAAGTTTTGAGCAGCGACTTTCTCTGAGGGCAGAACACTACAAAAATGGAACTTGGCCACCCAAAAACGGTCCGGTACAGATTGATCAGGCTCGGACAATGATCGCCTTTCCCGAAAAGCACTCACCGCTTTGCTAG
- a CDS encoding CaiB/BaiF CoA transferase family protein codes for MRPLEGLVVVSMEQAVAAPLCTARLADAGATVIKIERPEGDFARKYDRAALGQSSYFVWINRGKKSVVLDLNKKADQHACEALIKGADVFVQNLRPGAADKLGFPISRLRAEYPQLICCSISGYGEAEGYADRKAYDLLIQAESGLASLSGPPGMSARVGISVVDIATAVTANAAILEAIIARKSSAQGCDIRVSMFDVMAEWLTVPLLSHEAGLPTQNSGLSHPLIAPYGTFEAADGAEILLAIQSEHEWKALCGQVFGQPELVFDPRFVSNHERVKNRVETDGLVRREVLRFNRDDLTRALSEQKIAFAQVNSMDGFAAHPALRRVPVETEKGNVSLPAHPVTVDGGRRRLGRVPRLGADTNELISGLDDCVKNARSATWPHTFE; via the coding sequence CTGCGACCGCTTGAAGGCTTAGTTGTTGTGTCGATGGAGCAGGCAGTTGCCGCTCCTCTTTGCACCGCGAGGCTGGCGGATGCTGGCGCCACGGTGATCAAAATAGAGCGGCCAGAAGGAGATTTTGCGCGCAAGTATGACCGAGCCGCACTGGGTCAAAGCAGTTATTTTGTCTGGATCAATCGCGGAAAAAAATCCGTGGTTTTGGATCTGAATAAAAAAGCTGATCAACATGCATGTGAAGCTTTGATCAAGGGCGCCGATGTGTTTGTTCAAAACCTTCGCCCTGGTGCGGCAGACAAATTGGGCTTCCCCATCAGCAGATTGCGGGCGGAGTACCCACAATTGATCTGTTGTTCCATCTCCGGGTACGGCGAAGCCGAAGGATATGCAGATAGGAAGGCCTATGACTTGTTGATACAGGCAGAGTCCGGACTGGCGTCCTTGTCTGGACCGCCGGGGATGTCTGCCAGAGTTGGAATTTCAGTTGTCGACATAGCGACAGCTGTGACGGCAAATGCTGCGATTTTAGAAGCAATCATTGCGCGAAAGTCCTCAGCGCAAGGCTGTGACATTCGGGTGTCGATGTTCGACGTTATGGCAGAATGGCTGACGGTACCGCTTTTAAGCCATGAGGCTGGGCTTCCCACCCAAAATAGCGGGCTTTCTCATCCTTTAATTGCACCTTATGGAACCTTTGAAGCTGCGGATGGCGCAGAAATTTTGTTGGCGATCCAATCTGAGCATGAGTGGAAGGCCTTATGCGGACAAGTGTTTGGTCAACCGGAATTGGTTTTCGATCCGCGTTTTGTCAGTAATCACGAACGCGTCAAAAATCGCGTCGAAACCGACGGCCTTGTTCGGCGCGAAGTCCTGAGATTCAATCGGGACGATCTGACCAGGGCTCTGTCCGAGCAAAAAATCGCGTTTGCTCAAGTAAACAGCATGGACGGTTTTGCAGCGCACCCGGCGCTGCGTCGGGTTCCCGTGGAAACTGAGAAGGGGAACGTTTCTTTGCCGGCCCATCCCGTGACGGTCGATGGAGGCCGTCGCCGGCTCGGCCGTGTGCCACGATTGGGGGCGGACACCAATGAATTGATTTCCGGATTGGATGACTGCGTGAAAAACGCTAGATCAGCGACTTGGCCCCACACATTTGAATAG
- a CDS encoding MmgE/PrpD family protein has protein sequence MRDMTLAQQYATFATSLEFGALSDDVVEMAKTCLKDSIAHALASLQRPEAVAARATFLEVHDRGTACVWGTDIRTSSATAAYLNALTCSCTIQNDTLVVSNSHPGMSVIPTIFALSEESDCSGRDLIVALVAGYEIIAHFGKILVSPDFAKCFRATSHVGPIGAAAAASRILKLTPSQTTCAISLNANTMSGFNAWAAEGTNDLVFHSAPMARNAIEAAKLVAHDLKMAEQIFESPSGVFSAFRVHFDAKNVIDELSELKGMSEVIFKPAPTCVFTQGACLLSDELAQKYGAISPEEIVCGEVRVTNAAQRYPGCDNPSRFMTQFDAQLSIQFSTIAILAAGGLRYAPWDNWSDPTLQAAASRIELVSDDKLSDKYPETNGSIVKIQLSDGRLLEAELPNFASMTAEAIQDRFMLNASQILGSDNASRLSDLIANLDRPEATIRDLAASLAPSSHARAS, from the coding sequence ATGCGCGACATGACTTTGGCCCAGCAGTACGCGACTTTCGCAACTAGCCTTGAATTCGGTGCCCTAAGTGATGATGTCGTCGAAATGGCGAAAACGTGCTTGAAAGATTCCATTGCCCACGCGTTGGCTAGCCTTCAACGCCCCGAGGCAGTCGCAGCGCGCGCTACATTTTTGGAGGTGCATGATCGGGGCACTGCATGTGTGTGGGGAACCGATATTCGCACATCTTCTGCGACGGCAGCCTATTTGAATGCGCTCACGTGCTCATGTACGATCCAGAATGATACACTCGTTGTCAGCAATTCCCATCCCGGCATGAGCGTGATCCCCACAATCTTTGCGCTTTCCGAAGAGTCTGATTGCAGCGGGCGCGATCTAATTGTGGCTTTGGTCGCAGGCTATGAAATAATCGCGCACTTCGGGAAGATTCTCGTATCACCAGACTTTGCAAAATGTTTCAGAGCGACCAGCCACGTCGGCCCAATTGGAGCAGCTGCGGCCGCCTCCAGAATACTCAAGCTTACGCCATCGCAAACGACGTGCGCGATTTCATTGAACGCCAATACCATGAGTGGCTTTAACGCTTGGGCTGCAGAGGGGACCAATGATCTGGTGTTCCATAGTGCCCCCATGGCACGCAATGCCATTGAAGCCGCAAAACTGGTCGCTCATGACCTAAAGATGGCGGAACAAATATTCGAAAGTCCCAGTGGTGTATTTTCTGCTTTTAGGGTGCACTTCGATGCGAAAAATGTGATTGACGAATTGTCAGAGCTAAAAGGGATGAGCGAGGTCATATTCAAGCCCGCGCCCACTTGCGTATTCACCCAAGGCGCTTGCTTACTTAGCGACGAGTTGGCCCAAAAATACGGCGCCATATCCCCGGAAGAAATTGTCTGCGGAGAGGTGCGTGTAACAAACGCGGCTCAACGTTATCCAGGATGTGATAATCCATCGCGATTCATGACCCAATTCGACGCTCAACTCTCCATTCAGTTTAGCACTATAGCCATTTTGGCAGCAGGCGGTCTTAGATATGCCCCGTGGGACAATTGGTCTGATCCAACACTTCAGGCAGCCGCATCAAGGATAGAATTGGTGTCCGACGACAAACTGTCTGACAAATATCCCGAAACCAACGGCAGCATAGTCAAGATCCAATTGTCCGATGGTAGACTTCTCGAAGCTGAGCTGCCAAATTTCGCTTCCATGACCGCGGAAGCCATTCAAGATCGCTTTATGCTCAACGCGTCACAGATTCTTGGAAGCGACAACGCTTCCAGGCTATCTGATCTGATTGCGAACCTGGATCGACCCGAAGCCACTATACGCGATTTGGCTGCTTCGCTTGCACCGTCCAGCCATGCGCGGGCCAGCTGA